TTCCACCTCCATGGTGCCGTGGGTGATTATCTTCTGAACGTTGGTATAGATATTGCCGAGGATCAGTTTAATCTTGCTTTCTTGCCCGCTGGGAACCGTGATGATAATCTCTGATTCCGGTTTTATCACAAAGGTTGTCATATCCAGCATGCTGAGGATGCAGCCGGAATCACCTGCTGTTTTAATATGATCCCCCTCATATATGATGGAACCCAGTTCCAGCAGCTCCCAATGATCCTCATTGTCTCCCCTACGGATAGTTACTTCTCCGTAAAGATCTGACACCCGAATTCCAGAGTCTTTATATTGGGGATCAACAGGATCGTATTTTGGTTTTTCTGGTGTAACCGGAGGCTTTGCTGTTGGTATCTCAATAGGTTTTTTTGTAGATGACCATTCGTAGATGTAGCATGTACCTTGTTTTACCCCATTAAATACTGTACGCAGAGCAATTTTGTCTCCCTCTTTGGCTCCTGTTGGGGCTTTCGCTGTGAGGGTATCACTGACAGAATACACTTTCACTGTTTTATAGGTATCAATTTTGAAAGACGATTTGCCATCCTTATTTGTGAACGGAACATTTGCGCCCGTTGTATAGCCTGGCTCCACGTCCCACTTATCAAAGTCTGCACCAGCACTTGCTTTATCCGTATAATAGGATAGCAGTTGGTCGCCAAAGCTTAACTTCATGGATAATGATACGGTTTCCCCTCCTTGGATGGTAGTTGGCGGAGTGGAAAAGGTACATTCAGAAGTGCTGTGTTCACCTTCCAGCACAGGAGGATTATAATAGTCGTCAGCTTCTCCGAGGTATTTCCACGTATATTTGTAATATCCCGGCTTTGAACTGCTGCTGGCTTCATAAACACCGCCTTGATTGGTTGCGCTCACTTGATCCTTTCCGTCATAATCGACCACTTTCGCCAATACCCACTTTGCATTGGCCGCATGGGCCTCAAAAGGTACGGTAAAAACTCCGGCTGCAACAAGTGTAAAGCATAGCAAAATCATAAATAATTTTTTCAATTTCTTCACTCCTTTTTTGTTTTTGTTCATAGCACATAGCGCCAATCTATATAGACAGTGTAAATCAATTTTATGAATTTTCCCTCACCAGACCGGGTGATTTCACGCAAAAAGGCCCCTCACCTTTTCGGGTGAGAGGCCTTGAAACCCGCTGTTTATCAGGGGTTTGCGGATTTGATGGATGGGATATGTATATCCAGAAGGAGATTCATCAGCTCCGTCCTGCTTTGGACTCCGGCTTTGGAATAAATGTTTTTCACATGAGTTTTAACGGTGTTTTCGCTCACATGCAGCTCGCCGGCAATCATTCGGTAGGTCTTGCCCTTGATGAGCAAAGCGGCAATTTCACCTTCGCGCTCGGTGAGCTTCTCTGCTATATTAAACTCCCGAATTAGCCGGGTTTGTTCATGGGTTGGCATTTCGGTAATCGTGGTCAAATAGGCATGGTTTTTGAGCAGGGTGGTCAGCTGTTTATGTAAGGGAGGAAGCAGAACAAGGGTAACGCACACCACACCCAGTGCCAGCAGGGTGGGATTATGGCTTTGTCCGCTTGTCGTGATGATCGCGTTTCCGATAAGCCCACCCAGCAGAACCCCCAGGACATTTGCGGAAAGGC
The sequence above is a segment of the Bacillota bacterium genome. Coding sequences within it:
- a CDS encoding FecR domain-containing protein, producing MNKNKKGVKKLKKLFMILLCFTLVAAGVFTVPFEAHAANAKWVLAKVVDYDGKDQVSATNQGGVYEASSSSKPGYYKYTWKYLGEADDYYNPPVLEGEHSTSECTFSTPPTTIQGGETVSLSMKLSFGDQLLSYYTDKASAGADFDKWDVEPGYTTGANVPFTNKDGKSSFKIDTYKTVKVYSVSDTLTAKAPTGAKEGDKIALRTVFNGVKQGTCYIYEWSSTKKPIEIPTAKPPVTPEKPKYDPVDPQYKDSGIRVSDLYGEVTIRRGDNEDHWELLELGSIIYEGDHIKTAGDSGCILSMLDMTTFVIKPESEIIITVPSGQESKIKLILGNIYTNVQKIITHGTMEVEMNQAVAGIKGTTFVCEEQGNKSTLKVLEGKVNLTSKITGKAVSVSAGEMVVADATGNLTKNAFNIGAEAKKWDKTIIELIIGQKLMKVNGVKQEIDPGRETAPLVANGRTLIPIRAVMEAMGGTVNYDAKEQKITLKKGADTLEMWIGKANIKLNGSVKTMDTAPVILNGRTMVPVRFVAENFGYSVAWKAAEQTVVIQ